The following proteins are encoded in a genomic region of Mycolicibacterium confluentis:
- a CDS encoding alkyl/aryl-sulfatase: protein MDTQAPAPSVEAAHARHLASLPFEDTQDFEDADRGFLGRLEPCVVKAADGRVVWDNDAYAFLDADAPTSVHPSLWRQSQLCAKQGLYEVVEGIYQVRGLDLSNITFVETDNGIIVIDPLVSTETAAAALALYRQHRGERTVVAVIYTHSHVDHFGGVLGVTTQADVDAGRVAVLAPEGFTEHAVQENVYAGTAMARRAGYMYGASLERGPRGQVGCGLGQTPSTGEVAIIVPTIDITSTGETHTIDGVEIEFQMAPGTEAPAEMHFHFPKFRALCMAENATHNLHNLLTLRGALVRDPHGWAGYLTEAIDTWSDRTDVVFASHHWPTWGRDRIVEYLSLQRDLYAYLHDQTLRLLNQGFTGIEIAEDFPMPPALERAWHAHGYYGSVSHNVKAVYQRYMGWFDGNPARLWAHPPEVIGPRYVAAIGGIERVVEIAQRAYDDGDYRWAATLLDHVIFTDQNHAGARRLYIATLQQLAYGSENGPWRNFFLSGATELSDGNFGTPTQATAPTLMAQLTPEQIFDALAISINGPRAWDLDLAFDVTFEDTGSNHRLTLRNGVLVHRRVPADPATATATLTLASSVRLLTLAAGDVSSPGLQIDGDAAAIQRLTGVLDSPNPDFDIVTP from the coding sequence ATGGACACCCAAGCGCCCGCCCCGTCCGTCGAAGCGGCCCACGCCCGGCACCTCGCGTCGCTGCCCTTCGAGGACACCCAGGACTTCGAGGACGCCGACCGCGGTTTCCTCGGCCGTCTCGAACCCTGTGTCGTCAAGGCCGCCGACGGTCGGGTGGTGTGGGACAACGACGCCTACGCATTCCTGGACGCCGACGCCCCCACGTCTGTGCACCCCAGCCTGTGGCGGCAGAGTCAACTGTGCGCCAAACAGGGCCTCTACGAGGTGGTCGAGGGCATCTATCAGGTGCGTGGCCTTGACCTGTCGAACATCACGTTCGTCGAGACCGACAACGGCATCATCGTCATCGACCCCCTGGTCTCCACCGAGACGGCCGCCGCCGCGCTGGCGCTGTACCGACAGCACCGCGGCGAGCGCACGGTGGTCGCGGTCATCTACACCCACAGCCACGTCGACCACTTCGGCGGCGTGCTGGGTGTGACGACGCAGGCCGACGTGGATGCGGGCAGGGTCGCGGTCCTGGCACCCGAGGGATTCACCGAACACGCGGTGCAGGAGAACGTTTACGCCGGCACCGCGATGGCACGGCGGGCGGGGTACATGTACGGGGCCAGCCTGGAGCGTGGGCCGCGCGGACAGGTCGGCTGCGGCCTCGGGCAGACACCGTCCACCGGCGAGGTCGCGATCATCGTGCCGACGATCGACATCACCTCGACCGGTGAGACGCACACCATCGACGGGGTCGAGATCGAGTTCCAGATGGCGCCGGGCACCGAGGCCCCCGCCGAGATGCACTTCCACTTCCCGAAGTTCCGGGCGCTGTGCATGGCCGAGAACGCCACGCACAACCTGCACAACCTGTTGACGCTGCGTGGTGCGCTGGTCCGCGATCCGCACGGTTGGGCGGGCTACCTCACCGAGGCCATCGACACCTGGTCGGACCGCACCGATGTGGTGTTCGCCTCGCACCACTGGCCGACGTGGGGGCGGGACCGCATCGTCGAATACCTTTCGCTGCAACGAGATCTGTACGCGTACCTGCATGACCAGACGCTGCGCCTGCTCAACCAGGGCTTCACCGGAATCGAGATCGCCGAGGACTTCCCGATGCCGCCCGCGCTCGAACGGGCCTGGCATGCGCACGGCTACTACGGGTCGGTCAGCCACAACGTCAAGGCCGTCTACCAGCGGTACATGGGCTGGTTCGACGGCAATCCGGCCCGGCTGTGGGCCCACCCACCGGAGGTCATCGGGCCGCGGTACGTGGCGGCGATCGGCGGCATCGAGCGCGTCGTGGAGATCGCGCAGAGGGCCTACGACGACGGTGACTACCGCTGGGCCGCAACACTGTTGGACCACGTCATCTTCACCGACCAGAACCACGCCGGGGCGCGCAGGCTCTACATCGCGACGCTGCAGCAGTTGGCCTACGGATCCGAGAACGGCCCGTGGCGCAACTTCTTCCTCTCCGGTGCCACCGAGTTGTCCGACGGCAACTTCGGCACGCCGACGCAGGCGACGGCGCCGACCCTGATGGCGCAGTTGACACCCGAGCAGATCTTCGACGCCCTGGCCATCAGCATCAACGGACCGCGGGCCTGGGATCTGGACCTGGCCTTCGACGTCACCTTCGAGGACACGGGCAGCAACCACCGACTGACGCTGCGCAATGGGGTGCTCGTGCACCGCAGAGTTCCGGCCGATCCCGCGACGGCGACCGCCACGCTCACGCTGGCCTCCTCGGTGCGACTGCTGACCCTGGCCGCCGGTGACGTGAGTTCGCCCGGTCTGCAGATCGACGGTGACGCGGCCGCCATTCAGAGGCTCACCGGGGTGCTCGACTCCCCGAACCCCGATTTCGACATCGTGACCCCTTAG
- a CDS encoding TetR/AcrR family transcriptional regulator — protein MSTQVSTQESDRSDEVERILSAAVAVMQRVAPATPRVSDIVAEANTSNKAFYRYFAGKDELFLAVMQRGVALTVTYLERLMAKETDPAEKIVRWIEGVLEQVADPEQLSTSRATTAQMSASANRSVANSDIMSPMRDLLTEPTAALGLSPLDADAVFLCTTGTMRRFFGAGRRPSPEDIAHVVRFCLRGIGARR, from the coding sequence GTGAGCACTCAGGTCTCGACGCAGGAGTCCGACCGCAGCGACGAGGTGGAGCGCATCCTCTCCGCGGCCGTCGCGGTGATGCAGCGCGTGGCTCCGGCCACGCCGCGAGTCAGTGACATTGTCGCCGAGGCGAATACGTCGAACAAGGCGTTCTATCGCTACTTCGCGGGCAAGGACGAACTCTTCCTGGCGGTGATGCAGCGCGGCGTGGCGCTGACGGTGACCTACCTGGAACGGCTGATGGCGAAGGAGACCGACCCGGCCGAGAAGATCGTGCGCTGGATCGAGGGTGTGCTCGAGCAGGTCGCCGATCCCGAACAGCTGAGCACCAGTCGGGCCACCACCGCGCAGATGTCGGCGTCGGCCAATCGCAGCGTCGCCAACAGCGACATCATGTCGCCGATGCGCGATCTTCTCACCGAACCCACTGCAGCCCTGGGACTCTCACCGTTGGATGCCGATGCGGTGTTCCTGTGCACCACGGGCACCATGCGCCGCTTCTTCGGCGCGGGCCGGCGACCGAGCCCCGAGGACATCGCCCATGTGGTCCGGTTCTGCCTGCGCGGGATCGGGGCCCGCCGCTAA
- a CDS encoding zinc-binding metallopeptidase family protein, with translation MRAFACPVCHGYIAFESDQCTSCAAWVGLVLPSQEMVAIDVDPGATVVVGGRAWTHCTQRRTLECNWLTPADQEAEQRGRCLACSLIRREPDADDTLAREKLVPAVRALRRLVYQLDDLHLPLTPWWRQDGGLAFDLLSSYTAGKKVIIGHAGGVITIDVVETLDDYRERLRVALGEPYRTVLGHFRHEVGHYYQNILVENGDGAARHLDACRALFGDEQVSYSDAIERHYAFGAPKGWEESFISEYATMHPWEDFAECFAHYLHIADTIDTTREAGMVLRADRVRFSAPRDVAPLESYDDAPIEQLLFDWRWISLFFNRVNTAMGKPPLYPFELPPAVVAKLGFVHRVVRDTARERQAGAAL, from the coding sequence ATGCGCGCATTCGCCTGCCCGGTGTGCCACGGCTACATCGCGTTCGAGAGCGATCAGTGCACGTCGTGCGCGGCGTGGGTGGGGCTGGTGCTGCCGTCGCAGGAGATGGTGGCGATCGACGTCGACCCGGGTGCGACGGTCGTCGTCGGCGGCCGGGCGTGGACGCACTGCACGCAACGACGCACGCTCGAGTGCAACTGGCTGACCCCCGCCGATCAGGAGGCCGAACAGCGCGGTCGCTGCCTGGCCTGCTCGCTGATCCGGCGGGAACCGGACGCCGACGACACCCTGGCCCGCGAGAAGCTCGTGCCCGCGGTCCGCGCGCTGCGTCGCCTGGTGTACCAACTCGACGACCTTCACCTGCCGCTGACGCCATGGTGGCGGCAGGACGGCGGACTGGCGTTCGATCTGCTGTCCAGTTACACCGCCGGGAAGAAGGTGATCATCGGGCATGCCGGCGGCGTGATCACCATCGACGTGGTGGAGACCCTCGACGACTACCGGGAGAGGCTGCGCGTCGCACTCGGTGAGCCGTACCGGACCGTGCTCGGGCACTTCCGCCACGAGGTGGGGCACTACTACCAGAACATCCTGGTGGAGAACGGCGACGGAGCGGCCCGTCATCTCGACGCGTGCCGCGCACTGTTCGGCGACGAGCAGGTCAGTTACTCGGACGCGATCGAACGGCACTACGCGTTCGGTGCCCCGAAGGGCTGGGAGGAGTCCTTCATCTCGGAGTACGCGACCATGCACCCCTGGGAGGATTTCGCCGAGTGCTTTGCGCACTATCTGCACATCGCCGACACCATCGACACCACCCGTGAGGCCGGCATGGTCCTGCGCGCCGACCGGGTCCGGTTCTCGGCGCCCCGGGATGTCGCACCGCTGGAGTCCTACGACGACGCCCCCATCGAGCAGTTGCTGTTCGACTGGCGCTGGATCTCGCTGTTCTTCAACCGGGTCAACACCGCGATGGGCAAGCCGCCGCTGTATCCGTTCGAACTGCCGCCCGCGGTGGTGGCCAAACTGGGATTCGTCCATCGGGTGGTGCGCGACACCGCGCGGGAACGACAGGCCGGGGCCGCGCTGTGA
- a CDS encoding histidine phosphatase family protein — MQLLLIRHALPHRSEHGQGSNPELAAQGWEQARRLPDALARFPLTRLVSSPQLRARQTAEPVAAARGLAIEIEPRLAEYDRDMAGYVPIEQLRSERPEDWARMADGHLPAGVDEEEFTARISGAVDDIVASADHDDTVAVFSHGGVINVLLHQILGTRRMLSFPVDYTSVTRLLYSRKGFATVVSTNTTEHVWDLLPRNRRG, encoded by the coding sequence ATGCAGCTGCTGCTGATTCGTCATGCACTGCCCCATCGCAGTGAGCACGGTCAGGGCTCGAATCCCGAACTCGCCGCGCAGGGGTGGGAGCAGGCGCGCCGCCTGCCCGACGCGCTGGCCAGGTTCCCGCTGACCCGCCTCGTCAGCAGCCCCCAGTTGCGGGCCCGGCAGACCGCCGAACCGGTGGCGGCCGCGCGCGGTCTCGCCATCGAGATCGAACCGCGCCTGGCGGAGTACGACCGCGACATGGCCGGCTACGTGCCGATCGAGCAGCTGCGTTCGGAGCGGCCCGAGGATTGGGCGCGGATGGCGGACGGGCACCTGCCCGCCGGAGTCGACGAGGAAGAGTTCACAGCGCGGATCAGTGGGGCCGTCGACGACATCGTCGCGTCCGCCGACCACGACGACACGGTGGCGGTGTTCAGCCACGGCGGCGTGATCAACGTGCTGCTGCACCAGATTCTGGGCACCCGGCGGATGTTGTCGTTCCCGGTCGACTACACCTCGGTCACGCGCCTGCTGTATTCACGAAAAGGCTTTGCGACCGTGGTGTCGACGAACACCACCGAACATGTGTGGGATCTGCTCCCACGCAACCGCCGCGGATAG
- a CDS encoding transglutaminase-like domain-containing protein, which yields MKRDVGAELDVDITAPTTLEFQIAVAPHPGAEVTESLSFELNGAAIEAKEIAGAHGNRIHIFDADQGTLKVRYAATVKGQADPPPVTDVDLSTYLRPSRYAETDKFFGFAATEFGQYADSATLLEKVSSWVGTRLKYVPGSSDPIDGAADTLLAGAGVCRDYAHLVVALLRAVNVPARMVSVYAPGCAPMDFHAVAEAFVDGHWRVVDATCLAPRQAMVRIATGRDAADTAFLDNHKGAITLNRTEVTAVVDGDLPTDRVPELVTLG from the coding sequence ATGAAACGTGATGTCGGTGCCGAACTCGACGTGGACATCACCGCGCCGACGACGCTCGAGTTCCAGATCGCCGTTGCCCCGCACCCTGGTGCCGAGGTCACCGAGTCGCTGTCGTTCGAATTGAACGGCGCAGCGATTGAGGCCAAGGAGATCGCCGGCGCGCACGGCAACCGGATCCATATCTTCGACGCCGACCAGGGCACTCTCAAGGTGCGTTATGCCGCGACGGTCAAGGGCCAGGCCGACCCGCCGCCGGTCACCGACGTCGACCTGTCGACCTACCTGCGGCCCAGCCGGTACGCCGAGACCGACAAGTTCTTCGGTTTCGCCGCAACCGAATTCGGCCAGTACGCGGATTCGGCGACGCTGCTGGAGAAGGTGTCGTCGTGGGTGGGCACCCGGCTGAAATACGTGCCGGGGTCCAGTGACCCGATCGACGGTGCCGCCGACACGCTGCTCGCGGGGGCAGGGGTGTGCCGGGACTACGCGCACCTCGTGGTGGCCCTGTTGCGCGCGGTGAATGTGCCGGCCCGCATGGTGTCGGTGTACGCACCCGGTTGTGCGCCGATGGATTTCCATGCCGTCGCCGAGGCGTTCGTCGACGGGCACTGGCGGGTCGTCGACGCGACATGCCTTGCGCCCCGGCAGGCCATGGTGCGGATCGCGACTGGACGCGATGCCGCTGATACGGCCTTCCTGGACAACCACAAAGGCGCGATCACGCTCAATCGCACCGAGGTGACCGCCGTCGTCGACGGCGATCTGCCCACCGATCGGGTGCCCGAGCTGGTGACGCTCGGCTAA
- a CDS encoding LapA family protein codes for MSSDPSVPPPADAPPPALPFEPGAESKLTKAAALWAALILGFLILIVLLIFIAQNTTSVAFAFLGWHWTLPLGVAILFAAVAGGLITVAVGAVRMFQLRRAAKRNLKLSAR; via the coding sequence ATGAGCAGTGATCCGAGTGTGCCACCGCCCGCCGATGCGCCGCCCCCAGCCCTGCCCTTCGAACCGGGAGCGGAGTCCAAGCTCACCAAGGCCGCCGCACTGTGGGCGGCGCTCATCCTGGGCTTTCTCATCCTCATCGTGCTGCTGATCTTCATCGCGCAGAACACCACGTCGGTGGCGTTCGCCTTCCTCGGCTGGCATTGGACGCTGCCGCTGGGGGTGGCGATTCTGTTCGCTGCAGTGGCCGGTGGACTGATCACCGTGGCCGTCGGTGCGGTACGGATGTTCCAGTTGCGGCGCGCCGCCAAACGCAACCTCAAGCTCAGCGCGCGTTAG
- a CDS encoding ABC transporter substrate-binding protein, protein MTTRMRSLVAAVVMLVLAVCASACGSSNPLGGGSASGDLKTVVVGSADFPESKIVAEIYAQALEANGFTVGRQFGIGSRETYIPALQDYSIDLVPEYTGNLLKYFDPETTATSPEAVELALHRALPGGLAMLTPSEASDVDTVAVTAETARRWNLKTIEDLAKHSPEVKFGGPSEFLNRTEGLPGLKKNYGLDIAPKNFVAISDGGGPATVRALVDGTVTAANIFSTSPAIAQNDLVVLEDPKNNFPAANVVPVVSAQKMSNELKRILDAVSAELTTEALIELNTAVSGNAGADPDEAAEKWVQEHGFDKPLSDR, encoded by the coding sequence ATGACCACGCGCATGCGCAGCCTGGTGGCCGCCGTGGTGATGCTCGTCCTGGCCGTCTGCGCCAGCGCCTGCGGCAGTTCCAATCCCCTCGGCGGTGGCAGTGCCTCCGGTGACCTGAAGACCGTCGTCGTTGGGTCCGCGGATTTCCCGGAGTCGAAGATCGTCGCCGAGATCTATGCGCAGGCCCTGGAAGCCAACGGGTTCACGGTCGGCCGCCAGTTCGGGATCGGCAGCCGCGAGACCTACATCCCGGCGCTGCAGGACTATTCGATCGACCTTGTCCCGGAGTACACCGGCAATCTGTTGAAGTACTTCGACCCGGAAACCACCGCCACATCCCCGGAAGCCGTCGAACTCGCACTGCATCGTGCGCTGCCCGGCGGGTTGGCGATGCTGACGCCATCGGAGGCCTCCGACGTCGACACCGTCGCCGTCACGGCCGAGACGGCGCGCAGGTGGAACCTGAAGACCATCGAGGATTTGGCGAAGCATTCCCCCGAGGTCAAGTTCGGTGGACCGTCGGAGTTCTTGAACCGCACCGAGGGCCTGCCGGGTCTGAAGAAGAACTACGGGTTGGACATCGCGCCCAAGAATTTCGTGGCGATCAGCGATGGTGGCGGGCCGGCGACGGTACGAGCGCTGGTCGACGGCACCGTGACGGCCGCCAACATCTTCTCCACGTCACCCGCGATCGCGCAGAACGACCTCGTCGTGCTCGAGGACCCGAAGAACAACTTCCCGGCCGCCAACGTGGTGCCGGTGGTCAGTGCGCAGAAGATGTCAAACGAGCTCAAGCGGATCCTCGATGCGGTGTCCGCCGAACTGACCACCGAGGCGCTCATCGAACTCAACACCGCGGTGTCCGGCAATGCCGGCGCCGACCCTGACGAGGCGGCCGAGAAGTGGGTGCAGGAGCACGGATTCGACAAACCGCTATCGGACAGGTGA
- a CDS encoding ABC transporter ATP-binding protein — MITFDDVTKQYPDGTIAVDHLTLDVAEGTLAAFVGPSGCGKTTSMRMINRMIEPTSGRLTVDGRDVTGVDPVKLRLGIGYVIQSAGLMPHQRVIDNVATVPVLRGESRRKARQAAYGVLERVGLDPKLANRYPAQLSGGQQQRVGVARALAADPPILLMDEPFSAVDPVVRDELQAEIIRLQAELRKTVVFVTHDIDEALKLGDKVAVFGPGGVLQQYDPPDRLLSNPANEFVAGFVGADRGYRGLQFFGAAGLPVHEIRHVGEDGVDALELAAGEWALVTQGDGTPYAWIDGQGVERHRSGKSLYDSTIAGGSLFRPNGTLRQALDAALSSPSGFGVAVDEAGRVAGGVKADEVLAALDEQRAQRDPWRT; from the coding sequence GTGATCACATTCGATGACGTCACCAAGCAGTACCCCGACGGCACCATCGCGGTGGACCACCTGACCCTGGACGTGGCGGAGGGGACCCTCGCGGCATTCGTCGGTCCGTCCGGGTGCGGCAAGACCACCTCGATGCGCATGATCAACCGGATGATCGAGCCGACCTCGGGGAGACTGACGGTCGACGGCAGGGATGTCACAGGCGTCGATCCCGTGAAGCTGCGGTTGGGCATCGGCTACGTCATCCAGAGCGCGGGACTGATGCCGCATCAACGCGTGATCGACAACGTCGCGACGGTCCCGGTGCTGCGCGGCGAATCGCGGCGCAAGGCTCGTCAGGCCGCGTACGGCGTTCTCGAACGGGTGGGCCTGGATCCGAAGTTGGCCAACCGCTATCCGGCACAGTTGTCGGGCGGACAGCAGCAGCGCGTGGGCGTGGCCCGGGCGCTGGCCGCCGACCCACCGATCCTGCTGATGGATGAGCCGTTCAGTGCGGTCGATCCCGTGGTCCGCGACGAGTTGCAGGCCGAGATCATCAGGCTGCAGGCCGAACTGCGCAAGACCGTCGTGTTCGTCACCCACGACATCGACGAGGCGCTCAAGCTCGGCGACAAGGTCGCGGTGTTCGGCCCCGGCGGGGTGCTGCAGCAGTACGACCCGCCGGACCGTCTGCTGTCGAACCCCGCCAACGAGTTCGTGGCCGGGTTCGTCGGGGCCGACCGGGGCTATCGCGGACTGCAGTTCTTCGGTGCCGCCGGCCTTCCGGTGCATGAGATCCGGCACGTCGGCGAGGACGGTGTCGACGCACTGGAGTTGGCGGCAGGTGAGTGGGCCCTGGTGACCCAGGGCGACGGTACGCCGTACGCGTGGATCGACGGGCAGGGAGTCGAGCGGCACCGCAGCGGGAAGTCGTTATACGACAGCACGATCGCCGGGGGATCACTGTTCCGGCCGAACGGCACCCTGCGTCAGGCACTCGACGCTGCGCTGTCCTCGCCGTCGGGTTTCGGGGTGGCCGTCGACGAGGCGGGCCGGGTGGCCGGTGGCGTCAAGGCCGACGAGGTGCTCGCGGCCCTCGATGAACAGCGCGCCCAGCGCGACCCCTGGCGGACTTAG
- a CDS encoding ABC transporter permease, translated as MRYLLTHLDSAWALTLVHLRLSLVPLVLGLMIAVPLGAAVQRTTVLRRLTTVTASIIFTIPSLALFVVLPLIIPTRILDEANVIVALTLYTTALLVRAVPEALDAVPAQVRDAATAVGYRPLTQLVKVELPLAIPILVASLRVVAVTNISMVSVGSVIGIGGLGTWFTEGYQADKSDQIIAGIIAIFVLAVVIDSLILLLGRAITPWVRATRAPRLKLRAAQ; from the coding sequence ATGCGGTACCTGCTGACGCACCTCGACAGCGCCTGGGCCCTGACCCTGGTGCACCTGCGGTTGTCACTGGTGCCTCTGGTGCTGGGCCTGATGATCGCCGTGCCGTTGGGGGCCGCGGTCCAGCGCACCACGGTGCTGCGGCGCCTGACGACGGTGACGGCCAGCATCATCTTCACCATCCCGTCGCTGGCGCTGTTCGTGGTGCTGCCGCTGATCATCCCGACCCGGATCCTCGACGAGGCCAACGTCATCGTCGCCCTCACGCTCTACACCACCGCACTGCTCGTGCGGGCCGTACCCGAGGCGCTCGACGCCGTGCCGGCGCAGGTGCGTGACGCCGCCACCGCCGTCGGGTACCGGCCGCTCACCCAACTGGTGAAAGTCGAACTGCCGCTCGCGATTCCGATCCTGGTGGCCAGCCTGCGTGTGGTCGCGGTGACCAACATCTCGATGGTGTCGGTGGGTTCGGTGATCGGCATCGGCGGGCTGGGCACGTGGTTCACCGAGGGCTATCAGGCCGACAAGAGTGATCAGATCATCGCGGGCATCATCGCAATCTTCGTGCTCGCCGTGGTCATCGACAGCTTGATCCTGCTGCTGGGCCGGGCCATCACACCGTGGGTGCGGGCCACCCGCGCACCGCGACTCAAACTTCGGGCGGCACAATGA
- a CDS encoding ABC transporter permease: MNFLQQALSFIFTAANWAGPAGLGARILEHLQYTAIAVLFSALIAIPIGMLIGHTGRGTFLVVTGVNALRALPTLGVLLLGVLLWGLGLVPPTVALMLLGIPPLLAGTYAGIANVEATVVDAARAMGMTESRVLLRVETPIALPLILGGLRTATLQIVATATVAAYASLGGLGRYLIDGIKVRQFHIALVGALMVTALALLLDAACAFAVWLSVPGAGRLSRFGGRMPQPLLDDEVMLGASHSEPVPVAHRRE; encoded by the coding sequence ATGAACTTCCTGCAACAGGCGCTGTCCTTCATCTTCACCGCCGCCAACTGGGCCGGCCCCGCGGGACTGGGTGCGCGCATCCTGGAGCATCTGCAGTACACCGCGATCGCGGTGCTGTTCTCGGCGCTGATCGCCATTCCGATCGGCATGTTGATCGGGCACACCGGGCGCGGCACGTTCCTGGTCGTGACCGGGGTCAATGCGTTGCGGGCCCTGCCCACGCTCGGTGTGCTGCTGCTCGGTGTGCTGCTGTGGGGGTTGGGTCTGGTGCCGCCGACCGTGGCGCTGATGCTGCTGGGCATCCCGCCTCTGTTGGCCGGCACGTACGCGGGAATCGCCAATGTCGAAGCCACGGTGGTGGACGCGGCGCGCGCGATGGGCATGACGGAGTCGCGGGTGCTGCTGCGCGTGGAGACCCCGATCGCCCTGCCACTGATCCTCGGCGGACTGCGCACCGCGACGCTGCAGATCGTGGCGACCGCGACGGTGGCGGCCTATGCCAGCCTGGGCGGCCTGGGACGGTATCTGATCGACGGCATCAAGGTGCGTCAATTCCACATCGCACTGGTCGGGGCGCTCATGGTCACCGCGCTCGCGCTGCTCCTCGACGCGGCGTGCGCGTTCGCGGTCTGGCTGTCGGTGCCGGGTGCCGGGAGGCTGTCACGCTTCGGCGGACGGATGCCGCAGCCACTGCTCGACGACGAAGTCATGCTCGGCGCATCTCACAGTGAGCCGGTGCCGGTGGCGCACAGGCGTGAGTAG
- a CDS encoding putative glycolipid-binding domain-containing protein, whose amino-acid sequence MSTANAPAQTAWPAILTWRAYDIPRMESVRVQLSGNRIKAYGRIVSAATDSAPAFSASYDLVTDESGATKRLSMTVTSAERERQLSIARDEENMWLVQDHTGQTSRAAFDGALDVDVVFSPFFNALPIRRTGLHQRLDSVSLPIVYVWLPDLVVAPVTIGYTGAADGIKVQSPVASATMTVDSDGFIVDYPGLAERI is encoded by the coding sequence GTGAGTACAGCCAATGCTCCGGCCCAGACTGCCTGGCCTGCCATCCTGACCTGGCGGGCATATGACATCCCGCGGATGGAATCGGTGAGGGTGCAGCTGTCCGGCAACCGCATCAAGGCGTATGGGCGAATCGTGTCGGCAGCGACCGACTCGGCCCCCGCGTTCAGTGCCTCCTACGACCTCGTCACCGACGAGTCGGGGGCCACCAAGCGACTGTCGATGACGGTGACTTCGGCCGAGCGCGAGCGTCAGCTGTCGATCGCCCGCGATGAAGAGAACATGTGGCTCGTCCAGGACCACACCGGTCAGACCTCGCGGGCCGCGTTCGACGGAGCACTCGATGTCGACGTCGTGTTCAGCCCGTTCTTCAACGCACTGCCGATCCGCCGCACAGGTCTGCACCAGCGCTTGGACTCCGTGTCGCTGCCGATCGTGTATGTGTGGCTGCCCGACCTCGTGGTCGCGCCCGTGACGATCGGCTACACCGGGGCGGCCGACGGCATCAAGGTCCAGTCGCCCGTGGCGAGCGCCACCATGACCGTCGACTCCGACGGGTTCATCGTCGATTACCCGGGCCTGGCAGAGCGGATCTGA
- a CDS encoding prephenate dehydrogenase codes for MCVLGLGLIGGSLMRAASAAGHPVFGYNRSVDGAKAAQFDGFEASTDLTATLQQAAETEALIVVAVPMPAVPTMLSHIADTAPLNPLTDVISVKGAVLDAVRQAGLLANYVGGHPMTGTAHSGWSAGRTDLFEDAAWVLSVDDHVDVQVWTQVMNLALDCGSFVVPARSDEHDAAAAAISHLPHLLAESLAVTAGEVPLAFALAAGSFRDGTRVAATAPDLVRAMCEANSSDLVPLLDQAIEQLTSARHSLAESQSVSELVEAGHAARIRYDSFSRPDILTITLDEPDWRAELAAAGRAGGVIRSALPGPGNRR; via the coding sequence GTGTGCGTGCTGGGCCTCGGCCTGATCGGTGGCTCGTTGATGCGCGCGGCCTCCGCTGCGGGCCACCCAGTGTTCGGCTACAACCGCTCGGTGGACGGCGCGAAGGCGGCCCAGTTCGACGGCTTCGAGGCCTCCACCGACCTGACCGCCACGCTGCAGCAGGCCGCCGAAACCGAGGCCTTGATCGTCGTCGCTGTGCCGATGCCCGCCGTCCCGACGATGCTGTCCCACATCGCCGACACCGCTCCGCTGAACCCGCTCACCGACGTCATCAGCGTGAAGGGCGCGGTGCTCGACGCCGTGCGGCAGGCCGGCCTGTTGGCGAACTACGTGGGCGGACATCCGATGACCGGGACCGCGCATTCGGGGTGGTCGGCCGGACGGACCGACCTGTTCGAGGATGCCGCCTGGGTGCTGTCGGTCGACGATCACGTCGACGTCCAGGTCTGGACGCAGGTGATGAACCTCGCGCTGGACTGCGGTTCTTTTGTGGTGCCTGCCCGCTCCGACGAGCACGATGCGGCCGCCGCGGCCATCTCGCATCTGCCGCACCTGCTGGCCGAGTCCCTGGCGGTCACCGCCGGTGAGGTGCCGTTGGCGTTCGCGTTGGCCGCCGGATCGTTCCGCGACGGGACACGGGTCGCGGCCACCGCTCCCGATCTGGTGCGGGCGATGTGCGAGGCCAACAGCTCCGACCTGGTGCCGCTGCTCGATCAGGCCATCGAACAGTTGACTTCGGCCCGGCACTCGCTGGCCGAGTCGCAGTCAGTCAGCGAACTGGTCGAGGCCGGGCATGCCGCGCGTATCCGCTACGACAGCTTTTCGCGGCCAGACATTCTGACGATCACGCTCGACGAACCCGACTGGCGTGCCGAACTGGCCGCCGCGGGTCGTGCGGGCGGGGTGATCAGATCCGCTCTGCCAGGCCCGGGTAATCGACGATGA